One Malaclemys terrapin pileata isolate rMalTer1 chromosome 9, rMalTer1.hap1, whole genome shotgun sequence DNA window includes the following coding sequences:
- the ERCC6L gene encoding DNA excision repair protein ERCC-6-like isoform X2, translated as MIYGEMHNKLFEYQREGVAFLYSLYRDGRQGGILADDMGLGKTIQIIAFLSGMFDAELIQFVLLVMPTTLVSNWIREFAKWTPGLRVKDFHGTSKTERNRKLERIQRKNGIVITTYQMLINNWQQLSSLSGREFVWDYIILDEAHKIKSPSAKTTKSVYAIPAKNRILLTGTPVQNNLREMWSLFDFACQGSLLGTAKTFKMEYENPITRAREKDATPGEKALGLKISENLMTIIKPYFLRRTKEDLQKKYKSDEVKTHLPEVQSKNIAPVMPSLTRKNDFIVWVYLAPVQEEIYRNFLSLDHVKEVLMTTRSPLAELNVLKKLCDHPRLLSARACSQLGLEGGGYSEQDDENEGDAFSGANKIDHLSDEILIQESGKLLFLMGLLERLQEEGHRTLVFSQSRKMLDILERILIHRNFRTMRIDGTVTHLVERERRIGVFQSNKDYSVFLLTTQVGGVGITLTAASRVVIFDPSWNPATDAQAVDRAYRIGQKENVVIYRLITCGTVEEKIYRRQVFKDSLIRQTTGDKKNPFRYFTKQELRELFTLGDTRTSATQIQLQSLHATQRKTDLELDEHIAYLHSLEMFGISDHDLMYTQEIPQEEQAENEEAHQYIKQRVQKAQELVQLESQLKDQLIGRIKSDTEGAWLRQPVSSSQPKKKSPEFNTNHFISPPVLVEPANDEAVDLTEDEDVANVSARMTSLVIVDSGEAKPAQDVSNMDVNELLTNSKVLKQSNIHEPEQKLDPNFIPSSLGVHAFANKGSPSPESRRHSNCSHSINDVQITSSLFSQPSFNGSVIADPKRYKKAEMSLQTHDPLTNPKDDGNENPEIASPVAAKSLLNVISKFPSGLQKSHVSEASLEATSIASSQYQADFNLVLEDSEDGQQDVSKREKLLECTENTSFHLQVGNHGSSAMNSWVREHDDFENSCNVAMDKLNDSLPVSEALMESGDDMPIGKKKRAQRIISDSEDEDNSVMILDENLLEKMFSPLNSPLCPSLIGITSSTPKCDTSIVDPIFSPRGNRSTASRRSLINVVLDQVEDIEETIGVLSQREDSDEVQEELVVEEAEEHSVESVEPEEEPIGETLDTENTTSYLDDTESVISEADEIEEEPQEESTGDPELLSGEQMDCFSKESAGQKANQTTVDSLHAPDNYDALIECGKKLKDNGKLQDALNCFLQALDIKNGDPEVMLITLNLYKQLSQS; from the coding sequence ATGATCTATGGAGAGATGCACAACAAACTCTTTGAGTATCAGAGAGAAGGTGTGGCCTTCCTATACAGCCTCTACCGTGATGGAAGGCAAGGAGGTATATTGGCAGATGACATGGGTTTGGGAAAGACTATCCAGATCATTGCATTCCTTTCTGGGATGTTTGATGCTGAACTCATACAGTTTGTACTGCTAGTCATGCCAACCACCCTTGTTAGTAACTGGATAAGAGAGTTTGCCAAGTGGACTCCAGGACTGAGGGTGAAAGACTTTCATGGCACCAGCAAGACTGAGCGTAACAGAAAACTAGAGAGAATCCAAAGAAAGAATGGCATAGTGATCACAACATATCAAATGCTGATCAATAACTGGCAGCAGCTTTCTAGCCTTAGTGGACGAGAGTTTGTCTGGGACTATATTATTCTTGATGAAGCCCATAAAATTAAGTCCCCATCTGCTAAAACCACTAAATCTGTATATGCTATTCCTGCAAAAAATCGCATCCTCCTCACAGGGACACCAGTCCAAAATAATCTGCGTGAGATGTGGTCCTTGTTTGACTTTGCATGTCAGGGGTCCCTCCTAGGAACAGCGAAGACCTTTAAAATGGAATATGAGAATCCTATTACAAGGGCAAGGGAGAAAGATGCGACTCCAGGAGAGAAAGCACTTGGACTTAAGATCTCTGAAAATCTAATGACCATTATAAAACCATACTTTCTCCGAAGAACTAAAGAAGACCTACAAAAGAAGTACAAGTCTGATGAAGTGAAAACCCATCTTCCTGAAGTTCAGAGTAAGAACATTGCTCCTGTAATGCCTTCTCTTACCAGGAAAAATGACTTCATTGTGTGGGTGTATTTAGCACCAGTTCAAGAAGAAATATACAGGAACTTTCTCTCTTTGGATCATGTGAAGGAGGTGTTAATGACAACGCGGTCACCTTTGGCTGAGCTGAATGTCTTAAAGAAACTATGTGATCACCCCAGGTTATTGTCAGCACGAGCATGTAGCCAACTTGGCTTGGAAGGAGGTGGTTACTCTGAGCAGGATGATGAGAATGAAGGGGATGCATTTTCAGGAGCTAACAAAATTGATCATCTCTCTGATGAGATTCTGATTCAGGAGTCTGGGAAATTGCTGTTCCTCATGGGACTTCTAGAAAGGCTGCAAGAGGAGGGGCATAGAACTTTGGTATTTTCTCAATCAAGAAAAATGCTGGATATCTTAGAGCGCATTTTAATTCACAGAAATTTTAGGACCATGCGTATTGATGGAACAGTGACACACTTAGTGGAACGAGAGAGGAGGATTGGTGTGTTTCAGAGTAATAAGGATTACTCTGTCTTTTTGCTTACTACACAAGTAGGTGGTGTTGGCATAACCTTAACGGCAGCTAGCAGAGTGGTGATCTTTGATCCCAGTTGGAATCCAGCTACTGATGCCCAAGCTGTGGACAGAGCTTATAGGATTGGACAAAAAGAAAATGTAGTGATTTATAGGTTGATTACCTGTGGTACAgtggaagaaaaaatatatagGCGACAAGTCTTTAAGGATTCATTAATAAGACAAACTACTGGTGACAAAAAGAACCCATTTAGGTATTTCACTAAACAGGAATTAAGGGAGCTCTTTACATTAGGAGATACTCGAACCTCTGCAACGCAGATTCAGCTGCAGTCCTTGCATGCCACCCAAAGAAAGACTGACTTAGAGCTGGATGAACATATTGCTTATCTGCACTCACTGGAAATGTTTGGCATTTCAGATCATGACTTAATGTATACACAAGAAATACCTCAAGAAGAACAGGCTGAGAATGAAGAAGCTCATCAGTATATTAAACAAAGGGTACAGAAGGCCCAAGAACTGGTCCAGTTAGAATCTCAGCTCAAAGACCAATTGATAGGGAGAATCAAAAGTGATACTGAGGGAGCGTGGCTGAGACAACCAGTATCGTCTTCCCAACCAAAAAAGAAATCACCAGAGTTTAACACAAATCACTTTATTTCACCACCTGTATTAGTTGAACCTGCAAATGATGAAGCTGTTGATCTTACAGAGGATGAAGATGTTGCTAATGTCAGTGCTAGAATGACAAGTTTGGTTATTGTGGATTCAGGGGAAGCGAAGCCGGCTCAGGATGTGTCTAATATGGATGTTAATGAATTACTTACTAACAGTAAGGTATTGAAACAATCCAATATACATGAACCTGAACAAAAACTTGATCCAAATTTTATACCATCTTCCCTTGGAGTTCACGCATTTGCTAACAAAGGGAGTCCTAGTCCTGAATCAAGAAGACACTCTAATTGCTCACATAGCATAAACGATGTCCAAATTACCTCTTCGCTGTTTTCACAACCTTCGTTTAATGGATCTGTCATTGCCGATCCTAAAAGATACAAAAAAGCAGAAATGTCACTTCAAACTCATGATCCTCTTACTAACCCAAAAGATGATGGGAATGAAAATCCTGAGATAGCTTCTCCAgtagcagccaaaagtctattgAACGTCATATCAAAATTCCCTAGTGGACTCCAGAAGTCTCATGTGAGTGAAGCCAGCTTGGAGGCTACATCTATCGCATCTTCTCAGTATCAGGCTGACTTCAATCTTGTTTTGGAAGACTCTGAAGATGGACAGCAAGACGTCTCAAAAAGGGAAAAATTACTGGAGTGCACAGAAAACACAAGCTTTCATCTCCAAGTAGGAAACCATGGCAGTTCTGCAATGAATTCTTGGGTAAGAGAACATGATGATTTTGAGAATTCCTGTAACGTAGCCATGGATAAGCTAAATGACTCTCTACCAGTGAGTGAAGCCTTGATGGAAAGTGGTGATGACATGCCTATTGGCAAAAAGAAGCGGGCTCAAAGAATTATTTCTGATAGTGAAGATGAAGATAATTCAGTCATGATTTTGGATGAAAATCTGCTTGAAAAAATGTTCTCACCCTTAAACAGCCCTCTATGCCCATCTCTGATAGGGATTACTTCATCTACTCCCAAATGTGATACATCTATAGTAGAccccattttttccccaagaggAAACAGGTCTACAGCTTCTAGAAGATCTCTTATTAATGTAGTGTTGGACCAGGTTGAGGATATTGAAGAAACCATAGGAGTTCTCAGCCAAAGAGAGGATAGTGATGAGGTGCAAGAAGAACTTGTGGTAGAAGAAGCTGAAGAGCATAGTGTGGAGTCTGTGGAGCCTGAGGAAGAACCTATTGGAGAAACACTTGATACAGAAAATACAACCAGTTATTTAGACGATACAGAGTCTGTCATATCTGAGGCAGATGAAATTGAGGAAGAGCCTCAAGAGGAATCTACTGGTGATCCTGAGCTGCTATCTGGTGAGCAAATGGACTGCTTTTCAAAGGAGAGTGCAGGCCAGAAAGCTAATCAGACTACTGTGGATTCTCTTCATGCACCAGATAATTATGATGCCCTAATAGAATGTGGGAAGAAACTGAAAGACAATGGAAAACTACAAGATGCATTGAACTGTTTCCTGCAAGCTCTTGACATAAAAAATGGAGATCCTGAAGTTATGCTTATAACCTTAAATTTGTATAAACAACTATCGCAGAGTTGA
- the ERCC6L gene encoding DNA excision repair protein ERCC-6-like isoform X1, which translates to MAGPGPAGLYERYVTQAKEEARNGNLEESLKLFNLANEIHPSEKLRSRIKRLEETLAELALATEEEQGFVDVCNSGLMIYGEMHNKLFEYQREGVAFLYSLYRDGRQGGILADDMGLGKTIQIIAFLSGMFDAELIQFVLLVMPTTLVSNWIREFAKWTPGLRVKDFHGTSKTERNRKLERIQRKNGIVITTYQMLINNWQQLSSLSGREFVWDYIILDEAHKIKSPSAKTTKSVYAIPAKNRILLTGTPVQNNLREMWSLFDFACQGSLLGTAKTFKMEYENPITRAREKDATPGEKALGLKISENLMTIIKPYFLRRTKEDLQKKYKSDEVKTHLPEVQSKNIAPVMPSLTRKNDFIVWVYLAPVQEEIYRNFLSLDHVKEVLMTTRSPLAELNVLKKLCDHPRLLSARACSQLGLEGGGYSEQDDENEGDAFSGANKIDHLSDEILIQESGKLLFLMGLLERLQEEGHRTLVFSQSRKMLDILERILIHRNFRTMRIDGTVTHLVERERRIGVFQSNKDYSVFLLTTQVGGVGITLTAASRVVIFDPSWNPATDAQAVDRAYRIGQKENVVIYRLITCGTVEEKIYRRQVFKDSLIRQTTGDKKNPFRYFTKQELRELFTLGDTRTSATQIQLQSLHATQRKTDLELDEHIAYLHSLEMFGISDHDLMYTQEIPQEEQAENEEAHQYIKQRVQKAQELVQLESQLKDQLIGRIKSDTEGAWLRQPVSSSQPKKKSPEFNTNHFISPPVLVEPANDEAVDLTEDEDVANVSARMTSLVIVDSGEAKPAQDVSNMDVNELLTNSKVLKQSNIHEPEQKLDPNFIPSSLGVHAFANKGSPSPESRRHSNCSHSINDVQITSSLFSQPSFNGSVIADPKRYKKAEMSLQTHDPLTNPKDDGNENPEIASPVAAKSLLNVISKFPSGLQKSHVSEASLEATSIASSQYQADFNLVLEDSEDGQQDVSKREKLLECTENTSFHLQVGNHGSSAMNSWVREHDDFENSCNVAMDKLNDSLPVSEALMESGDDMPIGKKKRAQRIISDSEDEDNSVMILDENLLEKMFSPLNSPLCPSLIGITSSTPKCDTSIVDPIFSPRGNRSTASRRSLINVVLDQVEDIEETIGVLSQREDSDEVQEELVVEEAEEHSVESVEPEEEPIGETLDTENTTSYLDDTESVISEADEIEEEPQEESTGDPELLSGEQMDCFSKESAGQKANQTTVDSLHAPDNYDALIECGKKLKDNGKLQDALNCFLQALDIKNGDPEVMLITLNLYKQLSQS; encoded by the exons ATGGcggggcccggcccggcggggCTCTACGAGAG GTATGTGACTCAggcaaaagaagaggccaggaaTGGAAATCTGGAAGAGTCTCTTAAACTCTTCAATCTTGCAaatgaaattcatcccagtgAAAAGCTGAGGAGCAGAATCAAAAGGCTTGAGGAAACGcttgcagagctggcacttgccACAGAGGAAGAGCAGGGATTTGTGGATGTATGTAACAGTGGTCTAATGATCTATGGAGAGATGCACAACAAACTCTTTGAGTATCAGAGAGAAGGTGTGGCCTTCCTATACAGCCTCTACCGTGATGGAAGGCAAGGAGGTATATTGGCAGATGACATGGGTTTGGGAAAGACTATCCAGATCATTGCATTCCTTTCTGGGATGTTTGATGCTGAACTCATACAGTTTGTACTGCTAGTCATGCCAACCACCCTTGTTAGTAACTGGATAAGAGAGTTTGCCAAGTGGACTCCAGGACTGAGGGTGAAAGACTTTCATGGCACCAGCAAGACTGAGCGTAACAGAAAACTAGAGAGAATCCAAAGAAAGAATGGCATAGTGATCACAACATATCAAATGCTGATCAATAACTGGCAGCAGCTTTCTAGCCTTAGTGGACGAGAGTTTGTCTGGGACTATATTATTCTTGATGAAGCCCATAAAATTAAGTCCCCATCTGCTAAAACCACTAAATCTGTATATGCTATTCCTGCAAAAAATCGCATCCTCCTCACAGGGACACCAGTCCAAAATAATCTGCGTGAGATGTGGTCCTTGTTTGACTTTGCATGTCAGGGGTCCCTCCTAGGAACAGCGAAGACCTTTAAAATGGAATATGAGAATCCTATTACAAGGGCAAGGGAGAAAGATGCGACTCCAGGAGAGAAAGCACTTGGACTTAAGATCTCTGAAAATCTAATGACCATTATAAAACCATACTTTCTCCGAAGAACTAAAGAAGACCTACAAAAGAAGTACAAGTCTGATGAAGTGAAAACCCATCTTCCTGAAGTTCAGAGTAAGAACATTGCTCCTGTAATGCCTTCTCTTACCAGGAAAAATGACTTCATTGTGTGGGTGTATTTAGCACCAGTTCAAGAAGAAATATACAGGAACTTTCTCTCTTTGGATCATGTGAAGGAGGTGTTAATGACAACGCGGTCACCTTTGGCTGAGCTGAATGTCTTAAAGAAACTATGTGATCACCCCAGGTTATTGTCAGCACGAGCATGTAGCCAACTTGGCTTGGAAGGAGGTGGTTACTCTGAGCAGGATGATGAGAATGAAGGGGATGCATTTTCAGGAGCTAACAAAATTGATCATCTCTCTGATGAGATTCTGATTCAGGAGTCTGGGAAATTGCTGTTCCTCATGGGACTTCTAGAAAGGCTGCAAGAGGAGGGGCATAGAACTTTGGTATTTTCTCAATCAAGAAAAATGCTGGATATCTTAGAGCGCATTTTAATTCACAGAAATTTTAGGACCATGCGTATTGATGGAACAGTGACACACTTAGTGGAACGAGAGAGGAGGATTGGTGTGTTTCAGAGTAATAAGGATTACTCTGTCTTTTTGCTTACTACACAAGTAGGTGGTGTTGGCATAACCTTAACGGCAGCTAGCAGAGTGGTGATCTTTGATCCCAGTTGGAATCCAGCTACTGATGCCCAAGCTGTGGACAGAGCTTATAGGATTGGACAAAAAGAAAATGTAGTGATTTATAGGTTGATTACCTGTGGTACAgtggaagaaaaaatatatagGCGACAAGTCTTTAAGGATTCATTAATAAGACAAACTACTGGTGACAAAAAGAACCCATTTAGGTATTTCACTAAACAGGAATTAAGGGAGCTCTTTACATTAGGAGATACTCGAACCTCTGCAACGCAGATTCAGCTGCAGTCCTTGCATGCCACCCAAAGAAAGACTGACTTAGAGCTGGATGAACATATTGCTTATCTGCACTCACTGGAAATGTTTGGCATTTCAGATCATGACTTAATGTATACACAAGAAATACCTCAAGAAGAACAGGCTGAGAATGAAGAAGCTCATCAGTATATTAAACAAAGGGTACAGAAGGCCCAAGAACTGGTCCAGTTAGAATCTCAGCTCAAAGACCAATTGATAGGGAGAATCAAAAGTGATACTGAGGGAGCGTGGCTGAGACAACCAGTATCGTCTTCCCAACCAAAAAAGAAATCACCAGAGTTTAACACAAATCACTTTATTTCACCACCTGTATTAGTTGAACCTGCAAATGATGAAGCTGTTGATCTTACAGAGGATGAAGATGTTGCTAATGTCAGTGCTAGAATGACAAGTTTGGTTATTGTGGATTCAGGGGAAGCGAAGCCGGCTCAGGATGTGTCTAATATGGATGTTAATGAATTACTTACTAACAGTAAGGTATTGAAACAATCCAATATACATGAACCTGAACAAAAACTTGATCCAAATTTTATACCATCTTCCCTTGGAGTTCACGCATTTGCTAACAAAGGGAGTCCTAGTCCTGAATCAAGAAGACACTCTAATTGCTCACATAGCATAAACGATGTCCAAATTACCTCTTCGCTGTTTTCACAACCTTCGTTTAATGGATCTGTCATTGCCGATCCTAAAAGATACAAAAAAGCAGAAATGTCACTTCAAACTCATGATCCTCTTACTAACCCAAAAGATGATGGGAATGAAAATCCTGAGATAGCTTCTCCAgtagcagccaaaagtctattgAACGTCATATCAAAATTCCCTAGTGGACTCCAGAAGTCTCATGTGAGTGAAGCCAGCTTGGAGGCTACATCTATCGCATCTTCTCAGTATCAGGCTGACTTCAATCTTGTTTTGGAAGACTCTGAAGATGGACAGCAAGACGTCTCAAAAAGGGAAAAATTACTGGAGTGCACAGAAAACACAAGCTTTCATCTCCAAGTAGGAAACCATGGCAGTTCTGCAATGAATTCTTGGGTAAGAGAACATGATGATTTTGAGAATTCCTGTAACGTAGCCATGGATAAGCTAAATGACTCTCTACCAGTGAGTGAAGCCTTGATGGAAAGTGGTGATGACATGCCTATTGGCAAAAAGAAGCGGGCTCAAAGAATTATTTCTGATAGTGAAGATGAAGATAATTCAGTCATGATTTTGGATGAAAATCTGCTTGAAAAAATGTTCTCACCCTTAAACAGCCCTCTATGCCCATCTCTGATAGGGATTACTTCATCTACTCCCAAATGTGATACATCTATAGTAGAccccattttttccccaagaggAAACAGGTCTACAGCTTCTAGAAGATCTCTTATTAATGTAGTGTTGGACCAGGTTGAGGATATTGAAGAAACCATAGGAGTTCTCAGCCAAAGAGAGGATAGTGATGAGGTGCAAGAAGAACTTGTGGTAGAAGAAGCTGAAGAGCATAGTGTGGAGTCTGTGGAGCCTGAGGAAGAACCTATTGGAGAAACACTTGATACAGAAAATACAACCAGTTATTTAGACGATACAGAGTCTGTCATATCTGAGGCAGATGAAATTGAGGAAGAGCCTCAAGAGGAATCTACTGGTGATCCTGAGCTGCTATCTGGTGAGCAAATGGACTGCTTTTCAAAGGAGAGTGCAGGCCAGAAAGCTAATCAGACTACTGTGGATTCTCTTCATGCACCAGATAATTATGATGCCCTAATAGAATGTGGGAAGAAACTGAAAGACAATGGAAAACTACAAGATGCATTGAACTGTTTCCTGCAAGCTCTTGACATAAAAAATGGAGATCCTGAAGTTATGCTTATAACCTTAAATTTGTATAAACAACTATCGCAGAGTTGA